The proteins below are encoded in one region of Anaeromicrobium sediminis:
- a CDS encoding sodium:proton antiporter — protein MKVDLILQFIVVLIGVYGLATSKNMIKSIICINIIQTAVILLFLNFGHVENGFIPILSEETKVMVDPLPQALMITTIVIGASITALSLMLSIKIFHYYGTLNWKELIERKG, from the coding sequence GTGAAAGTTGATTTAATATTACAATTTATTGTTGTATTAATAGGCGTATACGGTCTTGCTACTAGTAAGAATATGATTAAATCCATAATCTGCATAAACATAATCCAAACGGCAGTGATATTATTATTTTTAAATTTTGGCCATGTTGAGAATGGTTTTATTCCCATACTTTCTGAAGAAACAAAGGTTATGGTAGATCCCCTTCCCCAAGCCTTAATGATTACAACCATAGTAATAGGAGCTTCTATTACTGCCCTATCTCTTATGTTAAGTATAAAAATATTTCATTATTATGGTACTTTAAATTGGAAAGAATTGATAGAGAGGAAAGGTTAG
- a CDS encoding complex I subunit 5 family protein, whose translation MKFIPVYLIFIPIITAMFIYLINNKYFNYLVFISQSIITILAISYYHAFNKFIVNNVLLLGGWDKTIGICLKNDKLSISFIFLSIFIWWMILIYCWDKRKKDSKFLFFLMFLEGTFLGLLQSNDLFNLFIFIEITTIISTILIIYKKDGYSVRAGLYYLLFNSTGMIFYLLGLILLYVVSGTLNMDIISEKIYPIKNFSIIKISYIFIIAAIGVKSAFFPVYNWLPKAHGAAPASISALLSGLLVKSGLYIFIRMNQMFKLEIFYNLFFLFGFFTAISGIIFALSQKDIKQILAFHTISQIGIILMGLSSMDGKTYVGGVMHIFNHAMFKSLLFMGAGIIINNYRVRRITEIRGVFKNLPFTSLFMIVGMLSITGSPFFNGFVSKTIIKHGVADNNLKFIMLFIVNLGTSVSFIKMSQIFFGESTIERSRHAGSNISMFLLSIMCIILGNFFIPLTREIFDIDLSHINIMSFDKLLNYIMTMGIGYIIYKNFIAKDYKIIKKIRHFNVSFETTNVMLVTFICIMIFYSKLVS comes from the coding sequence ATGAAGTTTATACCGGTTTATCTAATATTTATTCCTATAATTACCGCAATGTTTATTTATCTAATAAACAATAAATATTTTAACTACTTAGTTTTCATATCCCAATCAATAATCACTATTCTAGCCATTTCATATTATCATGCTTTTAATAAGTTTATTGTGAATAATGTCTTATTACTTGGTGGCTGGGATAAAACAATCGGAATATGTCTAAAAAATGATAAACTATCTATTTCATTTATTTTTCTTTCAATATTTATATGGTGGATGATATTAATTTATTGCTGGGATAAAAGAAAGAAGGATTCTAAGTTTCTATTTTTCTTAATGTTCCTCGAGGGGACCTTTTTAGGATTACTTCAAAGCAATGACTTATTTAATCTATTTATCTTCATTGAGATAACTACCATAATTTCTACTATTCTTATAATATATAAAAAGGATGGCTATTCTGTACGCGCAGGACTATACTACCTATTATTTAATAGTACAGGCATGATCTTTTATTTATTAGGTTTAATATTATTATATGTTGTATCTGGAACATTAAATATGGATATAATATCTGAAAAAATATATCCTATAAAAAATTTTTCTATTATAAAAATATCATATATTTTTATAATAGCTGCTATAGGAGTTAAATCAGCCTTTTTCCCAGTATACAATTGGCTACCTAAAGCTCATGGAGCTGCACCCGCTTCCATATCAGCCTTACTTTCTGGCTTATTAGTTAAAAGTGGTTTATATATATTTATAAGAATGAATCAAATGTTCAAATTAGAAATTTTTTATAATCTATTCTTTTTATTTGGTTTTTTCACAGCCATATCTGGAATTATATTCGCATTAAGTCAGAAAGATATTAAGCAGATTTTAGCTTTTCATACTATATCACAGATAGGAATAATTTTGATGGGACTTAGTAGTATGGATGGAAAAACTTATGTTGGCGGTGTAATGCACATTTTCAATCATGCAATGTTTAAATCCCTATTATTTATGGGAGCTGGAATTATAATTAATAATTATAGAGTAAGAAGAATTACGGAAATAAGGGGGGTATTTAAAAACTTACCATTTACATCTTTATTTATGATTGTGGGTATGCTTTCTATAACTGGCTCACCATTTTTTAACGGCTTCGTAAGTAAAACAATAATAAAACATGGTGTTGCAGACAATAATCTGAAATTTATAATGTTATTTATTGTAAATCTAGGTACAAGTGTATCATTTATAAAAATGTCTCAAATATTTTTTGGAGAATCTACTATAGAGAGAAGTAGACATGCTGGAAGCAACATATCCATGTTTTTATTGTCCATCATGTGTATTATTCTTGGAAACTTCTTTATTCCGTTAACTAGAGAAATCTTTGATATAGACCTTTCACATATTAATATAATGAGTTTTGATAAGTTGTTAAATTATATAATGACTATGGGAATAGGTTATATAATTTATAAAAATTTTATTGCCAAGGATTATAAAATAATAAAAAAGATTAGACATTTTAATGT